A region from the Kineothrix sp. IPX-CK genome encodes:
- a CDS encoding amidohydrolase family protein: MEIIDTHTHIGQFGQWNCSCETLMTCMRKFGVSQGIVSTISGNEYDYELNLVNSDKGQIRINHDMLQEIKKYKGRLKALFWIRPHSEVADRQLENYLEVNREWFVGLKVHPRCSNLKFSLENYHTYLELCKKLALPFCIHTQNDGFSNIEYVYNVAKQYSDINFIAIHMEMGTNHQCAMQYIKECSNLYGDTTMVKIDDVIKAIRCCGSKKILFGSDAVVFGEDSYRRYDDFEEKLINTFSGTEIEDLFYNNAKRFFKYIGGSYE; this comes from the coding sequence GTGGAAATAATAGATACGCATACTCACATTGGGCAATTTGGGCAATGGAACTGTTCGTGTGAAACCTTAATGACCTGTATGAGAAAGTTTGGAGTAAGTCAAGGAATTGTATCAACTATAAGCGGAAATGAATATGATTATGAGCTAAATTTAGTGAATTCAGATAAAGGCCAAATAAGAATCAATCATGATATGCTGCAAGAGATAAAAAAATATAAAGGAAGACTAAAAGCACTATTTTGGATAAGACCTCATTCGGAAGTGGCAGATAGACAATTAGAAAACTACTTGGAAGTGAATAGAGAATGGTTTGTTGGCTTAAAAGTTCATCCACGATGTTCGAATTTAAAATTTTCACTTGAAAATTACCATACATATTTAGAATTATGTAAGAAACTAGCACTACCATTTTGCATCCATACACAGAATGATGGATTTTCAAATATTGAATATGTCTATAATGTTGCAAAACAATATTCCGATATCAATTTTATTGCAATACATATGGAAATGGGGACAAACCATCAGTGTGCAATGCAATACATAAAAGAATGCTCAAACTTATATGGAGATACTACTATGGTAAAAATTGATGATGTAATTAAAGCGATTAGGTGTTGTGGAAGTAAGAAAATTCTTTTTGGCTCTGATGCTGTTGTATTTGGTGAAGATAGTTATAGAAGGTATGATGATTTTGAAGAAAAGTTAATAAATACGTTTAGCGGAACAGAGATTGAGGATTTATTTTATAATAATGCTAAACGATTTTTTAAATATATAGGAGGAAGTTATGAATAG
- a CDS encoding CatB-related O-acetyltransferase, with the protein MNSKKVYPRTGDKETVYLKSTITKPNIIVGDYTMYNDFVNDPTQFEKNNIIYHYPVNNDKLIIGKYCSIACGAKFMFTAGNHNMTSLSTYPFPIFYEDWGLNSSNIIDAWNNNGDILIGNDVWIGYEAVIMQGIHIGDGAIIGTRSVVTKDVPPYTIVGGTPAKQIRKRFSEEVIAKLIKLQWWNWDDDIVQKNLTNIMKGNVNLLGGL; encoded by the coding sequence ATGAATAGTAAGAAAGTCTATCCAAGAACGGGCGATAAAGAAACAGTGTATTTAAAATCTACTATTACAAAACCCAATATAATTGTTGGGGATTATACTATGTATAATGATTTTGTAAATGATCCAACACAATTTGAAAAAAATAATATTATATACCATTATCCAGTTAATAATGATAAGTTAATTATAGGGAAGTATTGTTCTATAGCATGTGGTGCTAAATTTATGTTTACAGCTGGAAACCATAATATGACCTCACTTTCAACTTATCCATTTCCAATATTTTATGAGGATTGGGGATTAAATAGTAGTAATATAATAGATGCATGGAACAATAATGGTGATATCTTAATAGGAAATGATGTTTGGATTGGTTATGAAGCAGTAATCATGCAAGGAATTCATATAGGGGATGGGGCAATAATAGGAACAAGATCGGTTGTAACAAAGGATGTTCCACCATATACAATTGTAGGCGGAACACCAGCAAAACAAATTAGAAAACGCTTTTCCGAAGAAGTAATAGCAAAATTAATCAAACTGCAATGGTGGAATTGGGATGATGATATCGTCCAAAAAAATTTAACCAATATTATGAAGGGAAATGTTAATTTGTTAGGAGGATTATAA
- a CDS encoding MerR family transcriptional regulator, protein MLKIGEFASLSSISIYMLRHYDKIGMLCPQYVDVNNGYRYYNIEQLVQANQIVSMKNLGFGLEEIKNALAMTQEELEALLNEKLQSKILEAKILKHQIDTLEKTILLQQNAEEYALSIVLKTMPEMHMVSYRDTILEFSEEGRLWGELTKECEIYHIAVNTNSVAMAIQHMISSQKNEIDVEVLLSTNKEQKACGNLKFRKLPERQVASIIFKGSYSQIGRINTFVARWLETNHYEICDKAFSIYYNSPRESQSEDQFVTELCFPVCEKSS, encoded by the coding sequence ATGCTAAAAATTGGAGAATTTGCATCGTTATCTTCTATCAGCATTTATATGCTGCGTCATTATGATAAGATTGGTATGCTCTGTCCACAGTATGTAGATGTAAACAACGGCTACCGTTATTATAATATTGAACAATTGGTGCAGGCGAATCAAATCGTGTCAATGAAGAATCTGGGATTTGGTTTAGAAGAAATAAAGAATGCGCTTGCTATGACGCAGGAGGAATTAGAAGCACTTTTGAATGAAAAGCTGCAAAGTAAAATACTGGAAGCAAAAATACTAAAACACCAGATCGATACCTTGGAGAAGACGATTCTGTTACAACAAAATGCTGAGGAATATGCACTTTCCATCGTGTTGAAGACAATGCCTGAAATGCATATGGTAAGCTATCGTGATACCATTTTAGAATTCAGTGAGGAGGGACGCTTATGGGGAGAACTCACGAAAGAGTGTGAGATATATCATATAGCAGTGAACACAAATTCTGTTGCTATGGCAATACAGCATATGATTAGCAGTCAGAAAAATGAAATAGATGTAGAGGTATTACTATCTACGAACAAAGAACAAAAAGCTTGTGGAAATTTAAAATTCAGGAAATTGCCTGAACGTCAGGTTGCATCCATTATATTCAAAGGAAGCTATTCACAGATTGGAAGAATCAATACATTTGTTGCGAGATGGCTGGAAACAAACCATTATGAAATATGTGATAAAGCATTTTCCATCTATTATAATTCTCCAAGGGAAAGTCAGTCAGAGGATCAGTTCGTAACAGAGCTTTGTTTTCCGGTTTGTGAAAAAAGTAGTTGA
- a CDS encoding BtrH N-terminal domain-containing protein encodes MKQMLNISHRVDDYVCMWNGIEDLYIRDTHENLPPKFFFSLASFGSFCYMKTNHSELKRMVALGDGRTKQMYAFLAPIVGFDFKHHEFKTFKKALTRAKAEINDGFPCILGALDMYYLQYYPKLYHGKSIPFHYVMMIGYDDEAQCVYINDCGKKETQVLAYDELRLAWDCSYPGLSKPNTVCTIRMRSMRDKYEIAKEALSKKCDLFLNPPVGFIGYRGLDKLIKDLPNWKTELSKEDYNNLLFNMVQFFGTVPTVPNALQGINEEDDVEFGGGFDKISVVLEALGEEYKDLKMMKASGTFSEGAIIISRIKDIIVEYLTDQGDRTNEFPMLFTDIQQIMKKGFEILRTESDCNGI; translated from the coding sequence ATGAAACAAATGCTGAATATTTCGCATCGTGTTGATGATTATGTGTGTATGTGGAATGGAATTGAAGACTTATATATTCGTGACACCCATGAAAATTTACCGCCGAAGTTTTTCTTTTCTCTGGCATCATTTGGTTCGTTTTGCTATATGAAGACAAACCATTCAGAGTTAAAGCGTATGGTTGCACTTGGCGATGGACGTACAAAACAAATGTATGCATTTCTTGCACCAATTGTCGGCTTTGACTTCAAACATCACGAATTCAAGACATTTAAGAAAGCATTAACTAGAGCAAAAGCGGAAATTAATGATGGATTTCCTTGTATACTCGGTGCACTTGATATGTATTACTTACAATATTACCCAAAACTTTATCATGGAAAAAGCATACCGTTTCATTATGTCATGATGATTGGATATGATGATGAGGCACAATGCGTCTATATTAATGATTGCGGTAAGAAAGAGACACAAGTGCTAGCCTATGATGAACTTCGGCTGGCATGGGACTGTTCCTATCCAGGACTTTCAAAACCGAATACAGTATGTACAATCAGAATGCGCAGTATGAGGGACAAATATGAAATCGCAAAAGAAGCACTTTCAAAAAAGTGTGATTTATTTTTAAATCCTCCTGTGGGATTTATCGGTTATCGCGGCCTTGACAAACTTATAAAGGATCTGCCAAACTGGAAAACAGAACTTTCAAAAGAGGATTACAATAATTTACTGTTTAATATGGTACAGTTTTTTGGTACGGTTCCAACGGTACCAAATGCATTACAGGGAATCAACGAAGAGGATGACGTAGAATTTGGTGGTGGATTTGACAAGATTTCTGTTGTACTGGAGGCGTTAGGCGAGGAATATAAGGATTTAAAAATGATGAAGGCTTCCGGCACTTTTAGTGAAGGCGCAATTATCATTTCAAGGATTAAGGATATCATTGTTGAGTATCTTACCGATCAGGGGGATCGAACAAATGAATTTCCAATGTTGTTTACAGATATTCAGCAGATAATGAAAAAGGGATTTGAAATTCTTAGAACGGAGAGTGATTGCAATGGCATTTGA
- a CDS encoding GyrI-like domain-containing protein, whose translation MAFDYKKEYKEYYAPAKKPAIVQIPRMNFVAVRGKGNPNEEDGEYKKALNLLYGIAFTIKMSYKGTHEIKGFFDYVVPPLEGFWWQENVIGVDYEHKETFQWISLIRLPDFVTKDDFDWAVQEATQKKKIDFSKVEFFTYEEGMCVQCMHIGSYDDEPATVKLMEKYAEEQGYEIDINDERFHHEIYLSDARKCAPEKRKTILRHPIKHIK comes from the coding sequence ATGGCATTTGATTATAAAAAGGAATATAAAGAATATTATGCACCAGCGAAAAAACCGGCCATCGTACAGATACCAAGGATGAATTTTGTCGCAGTTAGAGGAAAGGGAAATCCGAACGAGGAAGATGGAGAATATAAAAAAGCACTAAATTTGCTCTATGGAATTGCATTTACCATTAAAATGAGCTATAAGGGAACGCATGAAATTAAAGGCTTTTTTGATTATGTCGTGCCGCCGCTGGAGGGCTTTTGGTGGCAGGAGAACGTTATAGGTGTTGATTATGAACATAAAGAAACTTTTCAGTGGATTTCTCTGATCAGATTGCCGGATTTTGTTACGAAGGATGATTTCGACTGGGCAGTGCAGGAAGCAACACAAAAGAAAAAAATCGATTTTTCAAAAGTAGAATTTTTTACTTATGAAGAAGGAATGTGTGTGCAATGTATGCATATCGGTTCGTATGATGATGAGCCGGCTACCGTGAAATTGATGGAGAAATATGCGGAGGAACAAGGGTATGAAATTGATATCAATGATGAGAGATTTCACCATGAAATATATTTAAGCGATGCCCGCAAGTGTGCTCCGGAAAAACGCAAGACAATTCTTAGACATCCGATAAAACATATTAAATAA
- a CDS encoding GNAT family N-acetyltransferase yields the protein MEIKSICENKKQFLDLLLLADEQESMIDKYLERGDLFALYDGDLKSVCIVTRESDDVCELKNIATYEKWHGNGYGSKLLHYIFLHYKGKYMTMIVGTGDSPWILRFYEKNGFMVSHRIKDFFIDNYDHPMFDNGIQLVDMIYLSKDLYLV from the coding sequence TTGGAGATTAAAAGTATTTGCGAAAATAAAAAACAGTTTCTGGATTTACTCTTGTTAGCTGATGAACAAGAATCCATGATAGATAAATATTTAGAGCGAGGGGATCTTTTTGCCTTATATGATGGTGACTTGAAAAGCGTGTGCATAGTTACACGGGAAAGTGATGATGTATGTGAGCTAAAAAACATAGCCACTTATGAAAAATGGCATGGTAACGGGTATGGCAGCAAACTTTTGCATTACATTTTTTTACATTACAAAGGCAAGTACATGACTATGATTGTGGGAACAGGTGACAGCCCATGGATATTACGGTTTTACGAAAAAAACGGTTTTATGGTTTCGCATAGGATTAAGGATTTTTTTATAGACAATTATGACCACCCAATGTTTGATAACGGTATTCAATTAGTGGATATGATTTATTTGAGTAAGGATCTATACTTAGTATGA
- a CDS encoding acyltransferase family protein → MRKIYIDNLRWMVVLLLFPYHIFMIYNNFESFYIHENEIDGLSRILYELWPWMMPVLFTVAGMSSAYALQKRSGGAYLKERVLKLLVPLLFGMLLLIPVQTYLAELFHHGTGNYWNYFTKVTDLTGYWDIPIFI, encoded by the coding sequence ATGAGAAAAATATATATTGACAATCTACGTTGGATGGTCGTATTGTTGCTTTTCCCCTATCATATATTTATGATTTATAATAATTTTGAGAGCTTTTATATTCATGAGAATGAAATAGATGGATTAAGCAGAATACTTTATGAGCTATGGCCTTGGATGATGCCGGTCTTGTTCACCGTCGCGGGTATGAGCTCAGCCTATGCACTGCAGAAGCGATCGGGCGGCGCCTATTTGAAAGAGCGTGTCTTAAAATTGCTCGTCCCGCTGTTGTTTGGGATGTTACTGCTCATCCCTGTCCAAACATACTTGGCAGAGCTGTTTCATCATGGGACGGGTAATTATTGGAATTATTTTACGAAGGTAACCGATTTAACCGGGTATTGGGATATTCCTATTTTTATATAA
- a CDS encoding GNAT family N-acetyltransferase — MGIDGDNNMLSIRYVQEEDNEFWFKLDKHLSQCEFEKKIRDKMGYVLLENNVPIALLRYNLFWDNTPFLTMIYVKQEYQHKGYGRKLIKFWEENMKSAGYEMIMTSTQVDEEAQHFYRKIGYQDSGGLIVNVSKFKQPMEMFFTKAI, encoded by the coding sequence ATGGGAATTGATGGAGATAATAATATGCTAAGTATTAGATATGTACAAGAAGAAGATAATGAATTCTGGTTTAAATTAGATAAACACTTATCGCAATGTGAGTTTGAAAAGAAAATCAGAGACAAAATGGGATATGTACTCCTAGAGAATAATGTTCCTATTGCTCTATTAAGATACAATCTGTTTTGGGATAATACCCCTTTTTTGACAATGATTTATGTCAAGCAAGAATATCAGCACAAGGGATATGGCAGAAAACTTATTAAATTTTGGGAAGAAAACATGAAGTCAGCAGGCTATGAAATGATTATGACATCGACTCAGGTAGATGAAGAGGCACAGCATTTTTATAGAAAAATAGGGTATCAAGATTCCGGAGGATTGATTGTTAATGTTTCCAAGTTTAAGCAACCTATGGAAATGTTTTTTACAAAGGCAATATAA
- a CDS encoding class I SAM-dependent methyltransferase produces the protein MGDIKTAYKSSKSIYDDTLTQKKWWSKLYISMFWGGVDDTEIANRILKMIPDNFNGKILDVPVGTAVFTLSKYKMLNSADITCLDYSDDMLSLASKRFEDMGLSNITCMQGDVGNLEFEDNTFDILLSMNGFHAFPDKGKAFSETTRVLKHGGIFCGCFYIKGENKISDFVVRSFLSKKGWFTPPFQTFEELENVLHGLYSKVELFNEQSIAYFKCIK, from the coding sequence ATGGGAGATATAAAAACGGCTTATAAATCATCAAAAAGCATCTATGATGATACACTAACACAGAAAAAGTGGTGGTCGAAGCTATACATTTCTATGTTTTGGGGCGGCGTAGATGATACTGAGATTGCCAATCGAATTTTAAAAATGATACCGGATAATTTTAACGGGAAAATATTAGATGTTCCGGTTGGTACTGCAGTATTTACACTCTCAAAATACAAAATGTTAAATTCTGCAGACATTACCTGCTTGGATTATTCTGATGATATGCTGTCATTGGCCAGTAAACGCTTTGAAGATATGGGATTATCAAATATTACATGTATGCAGGGTGATGTTGGAAATCTGGAATTTGAGGACAACACCTTTGATATTCTTCTTTCAATGAATGGATTTCATGCATTTCCAGACAAAGGAAAAGCCTTTTCTGAAACAACAAGAGTTCTTAAACACGGCGGTATCTTTTGTGGTTGCTTTTATATAAAAGGAGAAAATAAGATAAGTGATTTTGTGGTACGCTCATTTCTTTCAAAAAAGGGATGGTTTACACCTCCTTTTCAAACCTTTGAAGAATTAGAAAATGTATTACATGGCCTATATTCTAAAGTAGAATTGTTCAATGAGCAATCAATCGCCTATTTCAAATGCATTAAATGA
- a CDS encoding helix-turn-helix domain-containing protein, translating into MIKKQKMKTLPLKTIYNMLFLLFIMIPILIVLLVSLLILNQQFKNQAMENIEQAQQTVIAELLSDISVMSMRLSHLIYTNNNEILAYAAGTDTAQWEIRYENAQKLAQTGNLALEPVKDIVSVGFYMKSGRETYIKNDIHRSEEEIKQTKWYQAALENPNRVFVGSYDTNSLNDLFTGGKKDMLVLVFALAPDVTTDRSQRIEMVTFYHSTAAAERIRKYNTNYLAGKNKLGIAQITDEEGQVIFSTQEEAEQIPEGKYTCVRTPIEFNDTVWYIESYIKTSQLTADYWKNAVFILLAAVLILALAAYFSRYFLRSIVKPVEEISSGLRQVEEGNLEVHISPSGQFEIRTMIHQFNAMVRRLNALIEEYEDKVRSAKRSPKDYLAAMLKEEMTPEEVNTSFAEFFAERYAILGFFVYGYHGEEDGTKGTSRLTYSFERNPRFASRCLLYMERSDFFFIFYRITEEDYVSGIKKMVQDLQKAAKAEFGAGICALIGREAFGCGDFRHRIEDIRSKMCLRHLKGECAVIDVSEESSQWEKIIILSREYERLAGALYIADEKNMVEEKERLFEMFPNRGMGELYQLACSVVLAIGNRFSEDNSNFTEVFGKQYDYVEKFRRIEDVRSLKIWLTNYFAWIMDYSASKLKVSETDMVVRAKRYITAHYEETELTLGMVAEYVGLNEKYFTNRFTKEAGENFSSYLTGLRMQKARELLKTTSFKVYEIAEMTGYQNAEHFNRMFKKINGISPSQYRKTM; encoded by the coding sequence ATGATTAAAAAACAAAAAATGAAGACGCTTCCTTTAAAAACCATATATAATATGCTTTTTCTTCTTTTTATTATGATTCCTATACTGATTGTTTTGCTGGTGTCGCTTTTGATTTTGAACCAGCAGTTCAAGAATCAGGCGATGGAGAACATAGAACAGGCGCAGCAAACAGTTATCGCGGAACTACTATCGGATATAAGCGTTATGTCCATGCGATTGTCTCATTTGATTTATACTAACAATAATGAAATATTGGCTTACGCGGCAGGTACGGATACGGCGCAGTGGGAAATCAGATATGAGAATGCGCAGAAGCTGGCGCAAACAGGTAATCTGGCGCTGGAACCGGTAAAAGATATAGTTTCTGTTGGTTTTTACATGAAGAGCGGCAGGGAGACTTATATAAAAAATGATATTCACCGCTCGGAGGAGGAAATCAAACAGACGAAATGGTATCAGGCAGCGCTGGAAAATCCTAATAGAGTATTTGTAGGCTCATATGATACGAACTCGTTAAATGATCTTTTTACCGGAGGTAAAAAAGATATGCTTGTTTTGGTGTTCGCGCTTGCTCCCGATGTGACCACGGACCGTTCTCAAAGGATAGAGATGGTGACATTCTATCATTCCACTGCGGCGGCGGAACGAATCAGGAAATATAATACGAACTATCTGGCAGGAAAGAACAAGCTTGGAATCGCACAGATCACAGACGAAGAAGGACAGGTCATATTTTCCACACAAGAGGAGGCGGAGCAGATTCCGGAAGGAAAATATACGTGCGTGAGAACTCCGATTGAGTTCAATGATACTGTGTGGTATATCGAAAGCTATATCAAAACTTCGCAGCTTACTGCCGATTATTGGAAGAATGCAGTGTTCATTCTTTTGGCGGCGGTGTTGATTCTGGCACTTGCGGCATATTTTTCCCGGTATTTTTTAAGAAGTATTGTAAAGCCGGTGGAGGAAATCAGCAGTGGCTTACGGCAAGTAGAGGAAGGGAATCTGGAAGTCCATATATCTCCCAGCGGTCAGTTTGAAATCAGAACTATGATTCATCAGTTCAATGCCATGGTAAGGCGGCTGAATGCATTAATTGAGGAATACGAGGATAAAGTGAGGAGTGCGAAGCGGAGTCCGAAGGATTACCTGGCAGCAATGCTTAAAGAAGAAATGACGCCTGAGGAGGTGAATACAAGCTTTGCTGAATTTTTTGCTGAGCGCTATGCGATATTGGGCTTCTTTGTATATGGCTATCATGGGGAAGAGGATGGGACAAAAGGCACTTCTCGATTGACCTATAGCTTTGAACGCAATCCACGTTTTGCCTCAAGATGCCTCCTCTACATGGAACGTTCCGATTTCTTTTTTATATTTTACAGGATTACGGAAGAGGATTATGTATCCGGAATAAAAAAAATGGTGCAGGATTTACAAAAAGCCGCAAAGGCGGAGTTTGGTGCAGGAATTTGTGCCCTTATCGGGCGCGAAGCCTTCGGCTGCGGAGATTTTAGGCACCGGATCGAGGATATACGAAGCAAAATGTGCCTGCGCCATTTGAAAGGAGAATGCGCGGTTATCGATGTGAGCGAGGAAAGCTCTCAGTGGGAGAAGATTATCATCCTTTCCAGAGAGTATGAAAGGCTGGCCGGAGCACTCTATATTGCGGATGAAAAAAACATGGTGGAGGAAAAGGAGCGACTATTCGAGATGTTTCCTAATCGTGGCATGGGAGAGCTTTATCAGTTGGCCTGTTCGGTGGTCTTAGCGATAGGAAACAGGTTCAGTGAAGATAATTCTAATTTTACCGAGGTATTTGGAAAACAATATGACTATGTGGAGAAATTTCGTCGTATAGAAGACGTGAGAAGTCTGAAAATATGGCTTACTAATTATTTTGCATGGATTATGGATTATTCTGCCTCTAAGCTGAAGGTTTCAGAGACGGATATGGTAGTGAGAGCCAAGCGTTATATTACGGCTCATTACGAGGAAACGGAGCTTACGCTGGGGATGGTTGCGGAGTATGTGGGGCTGAACGAGAAATATTTTACAAACCGTTTCACCAAGGAGGCAGGAGAGAATTTCTCCTCATATTTGACGGGGCTTAGAATGCAGAAGGCGAGAGAATTATTGAAGACCACAAGCTTTAAGGTGTACGAAATTGCCGAGATGACTGGATATCAAAATGCAGAGCACTTTAACAGGATGTTTAAGAAAATAAATGGGATTAGCCCTTCGCAGTATAGAAAAACCATGTAA
- a CDS encoding ABC transporter substrate-binding protein, whose translation MKRKVLATLLTCVMTASLLAGCTSTGSAETKDTQGTSAETGNAEEGAENTEAANASDKDLSGTLTFAIWDNNLNEFIEDNDMVGKFQEQYPNIDIEVEKIKDDSEYWNAMKMRASANQLPDIMFNKPFTLSRFKDYLVDLSGTQASANNDLASGYAIDGKVLGIPMTSGYEYVFYWKDMFEEAGVEVPTTWLEFEAAAKTLQDYYGKDNPDFMAIACGLKDEWPDYPYMEFMPALESGNGQNWNTMASQDAPFAEGSDINKAYQKVYNLFTSGVLGKDPLGLGNDQVTSLFAAKSAAIIALGDWGLQNIQNGTDDISQLGTFYLPTRNTQADPYNVIVQGDSFMGVTTHSKNQEAAVAFVEWFYSDAWYPDYINYVSSASSMTNFPKEKDPVLAQADELTPDKTLVMYDGGGDDFTAIQNETTFDYKKLGAQMMTDGFDLNASLDELNAKWADARSKLQIQ comes from the coding sequence ATGAAAAGAAAAGTATTAGCAACATTATTAACTTGTGTGATGACGGCATCTTTGCTTGCAGGGTGCACAAGCACGGGCTCAGCGGAAACAAAGGATACGCAAGGCACATCTGCAGAAACGGGAAATGCGGAGGAAGGAGCCGAAAATACCGAAGCGGCAAACGCTTCAGATAAGGATTTAAGCGGAACACTTACTTTTGCCATTTGGGACAACAATTTAAATGAATTCATCGAAGATAACGATATGGTAGGAAAGTTTCAAGAACAATATCCTAATATTGATATTGAAGTAGAGAAAATCAAGGATGACAGCGAATATTGGAATGCGATGAAGATGAGAGCTTCGGCGAACCAATTGCCGGATATTATGTTTAACAAGCCTTTTACTCTATCCAGATTTAAGGATTACCTTGTGGATTTGTCGGGAACGCAGGCTAGTGCAAACAACGATCTGGCGTCGGGCTATGCCATTGACGGAAAGGTTTTAGGTATTCCTATGACCTCCGGATACGAATATGTATTCTATTGGAAAGATATGTTTGAGGAAGCGGGAGTTGAAGTTCCTACTACATGGCTGGAATTCGAAGCGGCAGCAAAGACGCTGCAAGATTATTATGGAAAAGATAATCCGGATTTTATGGCGATTGCCTGCGGCCTTAAGGATGAATGGCCGGACTATCCTTATATGGAATTCATGCCTGCACTGGAATCGGGGAATGGGCAGAACTGGAATACCATGGCAAGCCAGGATGCGCCCTTTGCGGAAGGAAGCGACATCAATAAGGCATATCAAAAGGTATACAATCTGTTCACATCCGGCGTACTGGGCAAGGATCCGTTAGGACTTGGAAACGATCAGGTAACTTCATTGTTCGCAGCAAAAAGTGCAGCAATTATCGCTCTGGGAGACTGGGGGCTTCAGAATATTCAAAATGGTACGGATGATATTTCTCAGTTAGGAACCTTTTATCTACCTACAAGAAACACGCAGGCGGATCCGTATAACGTAATCGTACAGGGTGACTCTTTTATGGGAGTGACCACTCATTCCAAAAATCAGGAGGCTGCGGTTGCTTTTGTGGAATGGTTTTACTCGGATGCATGGTATCCGGATTACATCAATTATGTATCCTCCGCATCATCCATGACGAATTTCCCCAAGGAGAAGGACCCGGTGCTGGCTCAGGCAGATGAACTCACACCCGACAAGACTCTTGTAATGTATGATGGCGGCGGTGATGATTTTACTGCAATACAGAACGAAACGACCTTTGATTATAAAAAACTTGGCGCTCAGATGATGACGGATGGCTTTGATCTGAATGCCTCATTGGATGAATTGAATGCAAAATGGGCGGATGCGAGAAGCAAACTGCAAATTCAGTAA
- a CDS encoding sugar ABC transporter permease — protein sequence MSKLRKKRMQFVITALVVPVILLIVFVVIPAADLFRMSFTNWDGYSKESDIVGFTNYISMLKNKDLWLSLKNNAVYFVIHFFMIAVELGFAVILTGRLRAAKFYKTMVFMPYIINGVAVSYAFSYFFSPINGAFDAVLGALNLEFLIRNWLSDPKIVNYVLSFVSVWRFSGYHVILFMAALQSIPQDVAEAAKVDGANAWQLFKYIQVPGIMLMVDFVLFDNIRGSLQVFDIPFVITAGGPGYASSTFTLYTIKTAFTYSNFGLASTMAVAIMIMIVFIYVIQNKIIHSLILRDRRK from the coding sequence ATGAGTAAATTGAGAAAGAAAAGGATGCAGTTCGTTATAACGGCGTTAGTGGTGCCTGTTATATTGCTGATTGTATTTGTTGTTATACCTGCGGCGGATTTATTTCGCATGAGCTTTACCAATTGGGATGGATATTCAAAAGAGAGTGACATCGTAGGCTTTACCAATTATATTTCTATGTTGAAAAATAAGGATTTATGGTTGTCATTGAAAAACAATGCTGTTTATTTTGTCATTCATTTCTTTATGATTGCGGTAGAGCTGGGCTTTGCCGTTATCCTTACCGGCAGGCTGCGGGCGGCAAAGTTCTATAAGACGATGGTGTTTATGCCGTACATTATCAATGGTGTTGCGGTATCCTATGCCTTTTCCTATTTCTTTTCCCCGATCAATGGTGCTTTCGATGCCGTTTTGGGTGCATTGAATCTGGAATTCTTGATCAGGAACTGGCTGTCAGACCCTAAAATAGTAAATTATGTGCTGTCATTTGTCTCGGTGTGGCGGTTCAGCGGGTATCACGTAATTCTCTTTATGGCCGCATTGCAGTCGATCCCTCAGGATGTGGCGGAGGCGGCAAAGGTGGATGGTGCTAATGCATGGCAGCTATTCAAATATATTCAGGTTCCGGGAATTATGCTTATGGTTGATTTTGTTTTGTTCGACAATATCAGGGGCTCGCTTCAGGTGTTCGACATACCTTTCGTAATTACTGCAGGAGGACCGGGATACGCTTCCTCTACATTTACGCTGTATACGATAAAAACGGCCTTTACTTATTCGAATTTCGGTCTGGCCTCCACGATGGCAGTTGCAATTATGATTATGATTGTCTTTATTTATGTTATTCAGAATAAAATCATCCACAGCTTGATACTTAGGGACAGGAGGAAATAA